Sequence from the Arvicola amphibius chromosome 3, mArvAmp1.2, whole genome shotgun sequence genome:
ggtggggggggcgggggaggccgCTCTGACTGGGCGTGGCCGAAGGAGGGTGCTTCGTGGCGGACCCGGTTCCGATAGGAAGCCAAGCTAACTCCTCCAGTTCCGCCTTTAGATCCGCCAATGGGCATCTGACCCGCGAGTTCTCCGGGTCCCCATAGCAGCCCAGCGCATTGGGAATCTAATTGGCTACGTCTGCCGCCGCGTAGCGCTGGGCGATCGACTGCGGGTGGCTCTGCCACGTAGACGGCAGCCGATTGGCGGCTCTTCCTGGTTACGTCACTGGCTGCGCCGCCTCCGGCCGGAACTCCAGGCCAGCCCGTGTCTCCAACCAGTTCCTCCTTCGGTGTTCTGGCTGCCCCTAGCCCCTACATCAAGGTAGATCAGGTGGACGAGGTGAGGTCAGAGTCCGTCGGTCTGGCTGGTGAAGGACGCGGTCAGGGCACGGTGGTGGGAGTGCGCGGCAGGAGTCGGTCAGGGGGCCTGAAGGTACTTTGGAGCCAGGGACCCACTCCTGTCACCCGCAGGCACGATGAAGGCACTGATCTTGGTGGGTGGGTATGGGACACGGTTGCGGCCGCTGACGCTAAGCACCCCGAAGCCATTGGTGGACTTCTGCAATAAGCCCATCTTGCTGCATCAAGTGGAGGCGCTTGCCGCGGTAAGGCCCTGGGTCAGCTGTGGCGGGAAGAGGGATGGATAAGGGATGGCCAGGGGTGGTCATACCTTGTAACCGAGCCCGTCAATTAGTACACCTTATTGTTTCCCACAGGCAGGTGTGAACCACGTGATTCTGGCTGTGAGCTACATGTCACAGATGttggaaaaggaaatgaaggcaCAGGAGCAAAGGGTGAGGCATGTATGGACTTAGTTCTTTCTTTTGATCCCTGGGGCTCAAGGGAGAATATAACCAGATGACTTCTTCCTTTTAGCTTGGAATCCGAATCTCTATGTCTCATGAAGaggagcctctggggacaggtcagtagagaaagaaaggcttttggtcatggtttagTGTGAGTAAAGGCATTATCCAATCTGGTAGTAACATATGACTTGTCCCCTTGCCTAGCTGGGCCTCTGGCACTGGCCCGAGACCTACTCTCTGAGACCGCAGACCCTTTCTTCGTTCTCAACAGCGATGTGATCTGTGATTTCCCATTCCAAGCCATGGTGCAGTTCCATCGACACCACGGCCAGGAGGGCTCCATCTTGGTAAGAGACTAAGTCTTTCTTCTCTGATATCCCCACCCTCATACCCAGTTGGTCCGGACACTCATTCTTAAACTCTCTTCATGTTGTGCAAAGCTGTGTATGTGTAGGATGTTTCGGGGGCAAAGCCTTTGAAACGTGGGATATGCATGTATATCAAGGATAAAGAACACTGTACTAGGCCTAAGGTGCCTCCCGCCTCCATATTCAGGTAACCAAGGTGGAGGAGCCTTCCAAGTATGGCGTGGTGGTATGTGAGGCTGACACAGGCCGCATTCACCGTTTTGTTGAGAAGCCGCAGGTATTTGTATCCAATAAGATCAATGCAGGCATGTACATCCTGAGCCCAGCTGTGCTGCAGCGCATCCAGGTGTGTAAGAGACTGCTGGCAGGCTAGGGTGGAGCCGGGCTCTGTCATGTGACCTGCTCACAAGTTGTCTACTTCCACAGCTGAAGCCTACATCCATTGAGAAGGAGATCTTCCCAGTCATGGCCCAGGAGGGGCAGCTATATGCCATGGAGCTCCCGGGTGAGGCAGAAAGGCCATCGGGTAAGGGCTAGTCTGTAGTTGGCAGATCCTCTGATTCACTTCTCCCTGCAGGCTTCTGGATGGACATTGGACAGCCCAAGGATTTCCTCACTGGCATGTGCCTCTTCCTGCAATCACTGAGACAGAAGCATCCAGAGAGACTCTATTCAGGCCCTGGCATTGTGGGGAATGTCCTTGTGGTGAGGCCCTTGCCCAGCCTGTCACTAACCCTTTCAGATTTGGGAGACAAATGACCGACTCTTACTGTCCTCAACACTCTCAGGACCCAAGTGCCCGTATTGGTCAGAACTGCAGCATTGGCCCCAATGTGAGCCTGGGTCCTGGTGTGGTGGTGGAGGATGGCGTGTGCATTCGGCGGTGTACAGTGCTTCGGGATGCGCACATCCGCTCCCACTCCTGGCTTGAGTCATGCATCGTGGGCTGGCGCTGCCGTGTTGGCCAGTGGGTAAGCCTGTGAGCTGGGCTGGGTGGGGATAGGCGCAGGGAATGTGTATGTCCTATTAACAaggctcctccccctccccccgcaggTGCGCATGGAGAATGTGACTGTGTTGGGCGAGGATGTCATAGTTAATGATGAACTCTACCTCAATGGAGCCAGTGTGCTGCCCCACAAGTCTATTGGGGAATCGGTGCCAGAGCCTCGTATTATCATGTGAGGGATACATAGGGCTGGCCAAGCCCCTCTTCACCGTCAGCAGTGTAGGAACCACTCAGCACTTCACAAGACCCTGGACTTGGTGCCGTCCGTCTAGGGAGGAATGGGTGACTCTCAAGCTGTTGGACATCTGCCTTCTGATGGGGACCGAAACTGACAGAATCCTGCTGGGCATAACCCACAAGCCCCACTCCCTCAAGAAGAGCTGGGCCCAGAGCTGTATGGAATAATAATTTAATGCTCACTGTAGCCTGGATTGCAAGTCAAGCTCAGGCAAAATTAGGGTGTGGCTGGGCTCCCACCAATGAGGCTCCCAcaggcagatggatggaactGTCTAAGAGTGAGGGTGATGGGAAACAGAGCCAAAAGAGCTCGTGAGTAGGGCTCGGGCTGGGTCTGGGGGTGGAGGTTCCAGGATGGTGCAAGCTGTGTGCATTAGGCTGGCCTAGGCAGCCGAGGAGGTGGCACTTGTGGTGGCTGCCTTGTCCCAGTCCTCTACAGACACGATGGTGGCCTTGCAGAAGAAGCAGTCCTTGTTGTTCATCAGATGCTGGTTGATGCAGGCTCTGCAAGAGGGAAGGGGAATGAGCTCTGTCTTGTGTGTCCTAGTCGCCGCCCAAGTCCATGGGGCCCACTTACTTGCAGGACTTGTGGCCACAAGGCTGGAACACAGCAGAGATGGGGTGGGCATAGCAGATTGGGCAGAGGTCCTCTTCACTGGTGGGCTGTGGACGGAGAGTGAAGGGTGGGTGGGGCTGTATCTGTACCTACCCTGGTGTGCACAGATGTACTGAAATAGCATGGGCCTGTGTGTTTTAGCTCCACTCACCAGGGAGGCCGCTGCTGCCTGGGCAGACGCAGCCGTCAGGTGTGCCAGCATCTGCTCCACCTGGGCCAGCTCCTCCGCATTGATATAATCTGTATCTGGGTTAGTGGTAGTTGGTGTCAGGTCCCTTGTAGGACTAGAACTCAGTGCCTCTTGAATACTCCCAGTCAGGTGTATTGCTGTTCTTGAGGATCCTGAGCTTTTAGAACACCCTGGAACTCTTTTCTGACCCACCCCTGGCCCACTTACAACTCTGTAGAGAGAAGCGTTTCCGGTCCGGGGCAGGCAAGGTAGTGCCAGGTGCTAGGGGCTCTGGCTGCCCCAGGAGATAGCATATGGAACGGAGCTGGAAGCAGGGATCAGCCAGGAGCACCGAGGTGGCTTGCTCTGTCCTAGACAGGGAAGGTGCATAGGTAGTGGGAAAGCGTTGAGCCTGTGTGAGAATCACCTCTACTGTGGGGTGGGCTGACAACCCAGAGGCCTCATTATTACGCCTTCATTTTTTGCATTTTGATGCTTACCAAGCCTCTTAAGTCCCGGGGCCTTAGTAGGACCTGActctgatccccaggacccacagaatggaaggagaaaaaccacTGTCCCACTAGTTAGCATCTGACTTCTCCGTGAGCACCTGcatacacaaataagtaaatctctAAAGGGAGAAGGGCGAGGATTCCGCCTACCACATAATACATTAATCCTTCAAAATAACTTAGAACATAAacgacaaaaggaaaaaaaaaaaaaaaacctcaagactTTCTCCTTTTGCTCAAGAGGGAAATAAGCCTTCCAGTCAAGCGAACTAGGACGTTGGCGCCCTCTAGCGGTCACGCTGGGTCTTCCAAGTGCCGGGGCATGTGGCTGCCCCACCCCTTAACAGCAGGAGCCAATAGGAGCTTGGGTCCCCACCCCTGAGCAGTCACTTCCTAGTGAGTACTTAGAATCCCGTCAGAAAAGCACTTGGAGAAGCTAGCAGAACAGTAAGAAGGGCTGGGGCCCCAGCTCACAACTCCAGACCAGAAGAGCAGAAGCTAGCTGGGAGGGTGGAGCCGATACTGCCTCTCCAGCCATGGGCCACAGGGAACCACAATCGGCAAGCCCGTACGCCAGCAGGTGAGTCACGGAGCTGCTGACCAGCACTGAGCTGCCCCCATCTCTTCACTGGTGGTCACTGCCATGGCCTGGCTGGTGGTGCCAGGCATACTACTGTGCATGCTGGGTGCTGGATTAGGCACCTCAGATTTGGAGGACTTTCTGCCTCTTGCTCCCCACAACTGCCCCAATAAATGCATCTGTACTGCTGATGTGCTGAGCTGCGCGGGCCATGGATTACAGGACGTGCCGGTAGCATTACCTGCCACTGCTGCAGAACTCGACTTGAGCCACAATGCACTCAAACGCCTGTACCCTGGCTGGTTAGCACCCCTCTCCCGGCTGCGTGTCCTGTACCTAGGCTACAATAAATTGGATGTGCTGGGCCACGGTGTCTTCACCAATGCCAGTGGCCTGAGGATACTTGATCTATCATCTAATATGTTGAAGATACTCCACACCCATGACCTGGATGgactggagaggctggagagattgcttctCTTCAATAACCGCCTGGTACACTTGGACCTGGATGCCTTCCAGGGTTTGAACATGCTCAGCCACCTCTATCTTGGCTGCAATGAACTCACCTCTTTTTCTTTCAACCATTTGCACGGTCTGGGGACAACTCACCTGCGTACTCTAGACCTGTCCTCCAACTGGCTGAGACACATCTCCATCTCCAGGCTGGCTGCACTGCCAGCTTTCCTCAAGAATGGGCTCTACTTGCACAACAACCCACTGCCCTGTAACTGCCGCCTCTACCACCTGCTCCAGCGCTGGCACCAGCGGGGCCTAAGTGCCCTGCGTGATTTTGCACGTGAGTACACATGCTTGGTCTTCCAGGTTTCCGCATCCCGAGTGCGCTTCTTTGAGCACAGCCGGGTGTTTGAGAACTGCTCGGCTGCTGCAGCTCTAGACTTAGAACTCCCTGAAGAACAGCTGGACACGCAAGTGGGGCAGTCCCTGAGGCTCTACTGCAACACCAGCATGCCTGCTGCACGAGTAGCCTGGGTTTCACCAAAAAATGAGCTGCTTGTTGCACCAGGCTCTCAGGATGGCAGCATTGCTGTGTTGGCTGATGGCAGCTTAGCAATACACAGGGTACAAGAGCAGCACGCAGGCATCTTTGTGTGCTTGGCAACTGGGCCCCGCCTGCATCACAACCAGACCCTTGAGTTCAATGTGAGTGTGCATAAACCTCGGCCTGAGCCGGAGACTTTCAACACAGGCTTCACCACATTGCTGGGCTGTATTGTGGGCCTGGTGCTGGTGCTACTTTACTTGTTTGCACCACCGTGTCgtggctgctgtcactgctgccgGCGTTGCCGGCGAGCCTGCCGTAACCGCTGCTGGCCCCGAGCACCCAGTTCACTCCAGGAGCTGAGTGCACAGTCCTCAGTGCTCAGCACCACGCCACCAGATGCACCCAGCCGCAAGGCCAGTGTCCACAAGCATGTGGTCTTCCTGGAGCCGGGCAAGAAAGGTCTCAATGGCCGTGTGCAGCTAGCAGCAGCTGAAGACTTTGACCTGTGCAATCCCATGGAGCTGCAACTCAAGGCTGGTTCCGAGTCAGCCAGTTCCACAGGCTCAGATGGTCTCATGATGAGCTAGACTGCCGGGTGTCCCCATACAGGACACAGACCTCCTGCTGCTTGCCCTGTCTGCTGCTGCATTCTAGAGAACTGACATGCTGGGGGGATGCACTGTGCCTGGTCCTTCAACTGCATGTGAGCCTTGACCTGGACCATAATCGTTTTACTCACTGGTAAAGGGGTTGAGGCTCCCCAACTTGCCTCCTGCTCTGCCTAGCTCAGGATAAGGCCTCGGACTACAAGAGCCTGCTTTCCCTAGGACCTCTTTGAGTCACCAAATGTCCCATGAAGATTAGGGACCAAAACCATCTGGTAAGAGCCCTTGCATTAAAACTCTGGGAGCACTTCAAGAGTTAAAGCAGATGTTAGGGTGTGGTACAGAAGTCGGGCATAccaccttcccttctctgccAGGGAGCTCACCAAGGAGGGAGAGGGCAGCTCAGAAGATCCAGCTCCCACTCTTAGGATGGAAGGAATAAATGAGCCCTTCCTCTGCTGAAAGAGGGCCCTGtctactaccaccacccagcctccgGAAAGCTTACGACTCCTGTGGAGTCTGGTGGGCATGCGTGGCTCCTTCAGGACACTCCTGCAAGAGTAGCCCTGCTGTCTTCAGCTAGAGGTGGAGCCAATCCCATGGGCTCCCAACCCAGCAGAAAAAGCCTGGCGACTATGACTGACCTGGGATTCATGTCCCTGGAGGGCATGAGGCCTCATATGACTGGCGCTCATCTCAGCCTAATGGCTGAAGCAGTATCCTGAACTCATAGACTCTGCCACTCCTACAAGGCGGGTAGGGAAGAGGGTCGGAGCCCCTCCCAGGATGAGCTGGTGGCTTTCTCTGTCCTGGATGCCTACTAAGGTATTTTGTAATAAAGGTGGTACATGGTCACTGCTGGGTCTTCCCAGATGGGTAGTTCTGTGTGCCTGGGTAGCCCCTTACCACCTATCCTTTGCCTCAGTGTCCCAAACTAGATTCTGAGCGTGTACAATGAGGCCCTGCCCCATCAGCCCCTCCTCAAAGGGCACACCCAGTTCCCATGGGGGCCAACAGTCCCCAACACTCACTCTGAGGCTGGACCATGCACCAGGAGGCGTACCAGGATGCCGGTCACTGCCACCAGGATAGGGTAGTGGTCCACACTCTCCAGGCCtatagggagggaaggaagatggagCATTCACGCAGCTCTGCAGCAGGAGCTTCAGGCAGGTTTTTCCCACTAGTCTTCCTACAGAAAGGCAAGCTGAGGCCGGGGCTGCACAGCATGGCTGTCCTGGTACCAAATGCAGAATCTAGCACTGATGCTCCTGGCATGGAAACTAAGGCCTTGGTGTGCTGTGGTGCAGGGCATCGAGATCCTTACCAGGAAGCCGTAGGGTGACCACACGGTCAAACAGGTTCCTCTCAGCTGTCACCCGGTTCAGCACCTGGTTCAGCAGCTGTGAGGGCAGAAGCCTATTGGTGGATGGGCAAGCGCGCCACATGAGTTATCCCAGGGTCTTACCCTCCTGGCCCAGGTGGACACACCTGTGCAAGACGCCGAAGCAGCATCTCAGAGGTAGGGCGGGACCAGTCAAGGAATATCTCAGGCACCAATGTGATGGTCATTTCCAAGACTCGCAACAAGCTGACCGAGAGGTCAAAGCAGGTGGCACAGACCTTGAGCTGCCGGCTGTCCACAAAGTTTCGCTCCAGGCGTTCAGCAGCCTGTTGAATCTGAGTCACCAACAGAAAGGCAGGAGGCAGTCAGAGGCCCTGAACACTGCTGGGCCCTGGCCTCTGCCCACCCCTACCCCAACACTCCATAGCCTACCTCCTGGATCATGCCGATGAACTCAGAGAAGGCCCAGTTGAGCTGGTTAAGGACGCTGTTGAGGAAGCTGGGTGCTACATCAGGCCCTTGTCGCAGCAGGTCTGCCATGTGCTGCTGCAGCAGGGTGGAGGGGCAGGGTTCTGGGGGCAGATGAACAACAAGCAAAATCACCGGGGGCTCGCAGTGCGGACCCCTGCTTGTCACATACTGGAACACTGGTATAAGAACCAAAAGGTGGCTCCCTAAGAATATTCAGATCATGAAAGTAGACGAGCACCGCTTGGGAGTTAGGAACAAGTATGCCTCCCTCCcactgagcaagccacagcccATCGGCTGGAGCAGCCAGACGGCTTTTGGCCTCATCTGAAGCGAATTCTGAATCGCATGCCTGCAGGAAAGTGTCAGATACAGACAAGACAACTTAGACCGTCTCCACTGCTATCACAGCCACCTTCTGCAAGAGCCCAAACTGGGCCTGCTGTCCTCTGCTGCCCTTGGCCTGGCCTTGGCACATGGATTAGGTGGTGAGTGCCAAGTCTGGGGTGGAAGGGCAGCAGTAACCAGAGCTCTCGGCTACAGCTGGCCCGACATTCCTCTCTAACCCTCTGATGCAAATCAATAGTCCCAGCATAGGAAGGTGTCTGCCCCACCGCCCTCCCCACTTGCAGTTCAGCTCTGTCCTAGAGTCTAGACGAAGGAGTTTAGCAAGGACTTGCTGTGTGAGGCTGCACGGGCCTCTCTGGGAATACCCAGAGACCAGGATGCTGTCTGAAAGGGCGAGATGATGGTGCGTGAGTGAGGACCGTGGCAAGCCCTCCCTGCCAGCTGCACAGCTCAGGGGCTCAGCCAGGCCCAGGGGAAGACCCTTGGGCTAACGACCCTTTGACAGGCACAGGAGACAGCGCAGCTTCTGTTCTGAACCAAACCTGAAGCCCACTTTGGGTCCTCATCAGTTTCTAGCTTATGCCCCTCTTGAGTCGATCCAAGGCCAAAAGATAACAAAAAAGAAGATACACTTTGGGAATGTGGCTGGGAGTAAGGAGGCTGGCACAGGGCAAGGAATGCAGTGTGTACTATATAGACATAAGCTAGCAGCAATGGAGGGGTGTGGCCTCCTTTCCCTGTGAGCCTTCACTACAGGCTGATGGGAAACAAAAGGACTTGTCCTAGCCTAGCTCTCATTTTTCCTAGGCAGTAGGAAaaatggaaaaccaagaaaagggtTGGGAGCCTAGAACAAGTCCAGGAGATAGGCCTGGAGGACAGGAGTCTCAAAGAGACCCTGAGCGTAGCAGGAAAGGGTTACCAACCTGTCTAGAGCTGTCACCGGGACCCGTCCAGCCTGTCTAGAGCTGTCACCGGGACCCGTCCAGGTTGTCTAGAGCTGTCACCGGGACCCGTCCAGGTTGTCTAGAGCTGTCACCGGGACCCGTCCAGGTTGTCTAGAGCTGTCACTGGAACCTGTCCAGCCTGTCAAGAGCTGTCACCGGGACCCGTCCAGGCTGTCTAGAGCTGTCACCGGGACCTGTCCAGGCTGTCTAGAGCTGTCACTGGGACCTGTCCAGCCTGGATACTCACTTTGAAGGCTGGGTAAATTGGCATCCTCTGGCTTGGTTTTCAGCAGATGCGGAAGCCGTGTATAGCGGTATCCAAACCCACAGCCCTGGAGGTGAAACAAAAGGAGTCAGAGGGGCAGAGTAACACTTCCTTCCAGCTGGCCTTAGCCATCCCCTCAGGTCAGGCTTACCCTCCAAAGCCGTACTAGGATCCAGTTGGTCTGGGCCCAGGGCCGTTGCTCATAGGGTGCCAAAAGGTTCTTCACCATGGCGATACGTCTAGGAAGGTGAGGGATGGCAGACACAGGGTGAGGCTGGACATGATCCTATGAAGAGTGGGTGTGTATCCCCCCCGCCAGGATTCTACTCACTGCTCCTCGGGGATCCGTTCCACAGCCCGCAGGGAGTGTGGGTAGCACACATAGCTGGCCAGGGCCTGCATCAGTGAGTCTCGAATGTCTGTCAGGATATGCTATGGCTCAGCAAGTCTCTGCATGGGCCGGGACCCCCAAGCCTAATGCCCTAACGGG
This genomic interval carries:
- the Gmppb gene encoding mannose-1-phosphate guanyltransferase beta, whose amino-acid sequence is MKALILVGGYGTRLRPLTLSTPKPLVDFCNKPILLHQVEALAAAGVNHVILAVSYMSQMLEKEMKAQEQRLGIRISMSHEEEPLGTAGPLALARDLLSETADPFFVLNSDVICDFPFQAMVQFHRHHGQEGSILVTKVEEPSKYGVVVCEADTGRIHRFVEKPQVFVSNKINAGMYILSPAVLQRIQLKPTSIEKEIFPVMAQEGQLYAMELPGFWMDIGQPKDFLTGMCLFLQSLRQKHPERLYSGPGIVGNVLVDPSARIGQNCSIGPNVSLGPGVVVEDGVCIRRCTVLRDAHIRSHSWLESCIVGWRCRVGQWVRMENVTVLGEDVIVNDELYLNGASVLPHKSIGESVPEPRIIM
- the Amigo3 gene encoding amphoterin-induced protein 3; protein product: MAWLVVPGILLCMLGAGLGTSDLEDFLPLAPHNCPNKCICTADVLSCAGHGLQDVPVALPATAAELDLSHNALKRLYPGWLAPLSRLRVLYLGYNKLDVLGHGVFTNASGLRILDLSSNMLKILHTHDLDGLERLERLLLFNNRLVHLDLDAFQGLNMLSHLYLGCNELTSFSFNHLHGLGTTHLRTLDLSSNWLRHISISRLAALPAFLKNGLYLHNNPLPCNCRLYHLLQRWHQRGLSALRDFAREYTCLVFQVSASRVRFFEHSRVFENCSAAAALDLELPEEQLDTQVGQSLRLYCNTSMPAARVAWVSPKNELLVAPGSQDGSIAVLADGSLAIHRVQEQHAGIFVCLATGPRLHHNQTLEFNVSVHKPRPEPETFNTGFTTLLGCIVGLVLVLLYLFAPPCRGCCHCCRRCRRACRNRCWPRAPSSLQELSAQSSVLSTTPPDAPSRKASVHKHVVFLEPGKKGLNGRVQLAAAEDFDLCNPMELQLKAGSESASSTGSDGLMMS